From a region of the Heptranchias perlo isolate sHepPer1 unplaced genomic scaffold, sHepPer1.hap1 HAP1_SCAFFOLD_282, whole genome shotgun sequence genome:
- the LOC137310836 gene encoding zinc finger protein 585A-like codes for MEKPWKCGDCGKGFNYPSELETHRRSHTGERPFTCSVCGKGFIRSSSLQTHQRVHSDERPFKCSDCEMRFKSKINLLIHQRTHTGERPFTCSVCGKGFAISSSLQTHQRVHTGERPFKCSDCEKRFKCKRNLLTHQCTHTGERPFSCSVCGKGFTQSSLLLTHQRVHTGERPFTCSMCGKGFTQSSLLLTHQRVHTGERPFTCSVCGKRFTRSSSLQTHQRVHSDERSFKCSDCEKRFKSKSNLLIHQRTHTGERPFICSVCGKGFTRSSELLTHQRVHTGERPFQCSDCEKRFKSKIELLKHQRTHTGERPFICSVCGKGFTRSSHLLTHQRVHTGERPFTCSVCGKRFTLSSTLLTHQQVHSDERPFKCYDCGKRYKSKCNLLTHQCTHTGERPFTCTLCGMRFTRSSILLRHQRVHSDERPFKCSDCEKRFKSKFNLLTHQRTHTGERPFSCSVYGKGFAGSSTLLKHQRVHTGQGPFTCSVCGKRFTRPSNLQRHQRVHSDERPFKCSDCEKRYKSKFNLLTHQRTHTGEGPFTCSVCGKGFAWSSSLLKHQRVHTERPSNDLTVGRDLKSETNC; via the coding sequence atggagaaaccgtggaaatgtggggactgtgggaagggattcaattacccttcagagctggaaactcatcgacgcagtcacactggggagaggccgttcacctgctccgtgtgtgggaagggattcattcggtcatccagcctccagacacaccagcgagttcactctgatgagagaccttttaaatgttctgactgtgagatgaggttcaaaagcaaaattaatctgctgatacaccaacgcactcacacgggggagaggccgttcacctgctccgtgtgtgggaagggattcgctatttcatccagcctccagacacaccagcgagttcacactggggagagaccttttaaatgttctgactgtgagaaaaggtttaaatgcaaaaggaatctgctgacacaccaatgtacccacactggggagaggccgttctcctgctccgtgtgtgggaagggattcactcagtcatccctcctcctgacacaccagcgagttcacactggggagaggccgttcacctgctccatgtgtgggaagggattcactcagtcatccctcctcctgacacaccagcgagttcacactggggagaggccgttcacctgctccgtgtgtgggaagagattcactcggtcatccagcctccagacacaccagcgagttcattctgatgagagatcttttaaatgttctgactgtgagaagaggtttaaaagcaaaagtaatctgctgatacaccaacgcactcacactggggagaggccgttcatctgctctgtgtgtgggaagggattcactcggtcatctgagcttctgacacaccagcgagttcacactggggagaggccttttcaatgttctgactgtgagaagaggtttaaaagcaaaattgaactgctgaaacaccaacgcactcacactggggagagaccgttcatctgctctgtgtgtgggaagggattcactcggtcatctcacctcctgacacaccagcgagttcacactggggagaggccgttcacctgctcagtgtgtgggaagagattcacactgTCATCCACCCTCCTtacacaccagcaagttcactccgatgagagaccttttaaatgttatgactgtgggaagaggtataaaagcaaatgtaatctgctgacacaccaatgcacccacactggggagaggccgttcacctgcaccttgtgtgggatgagattcactcggtcatccatcctgctgagacaccagcgagttcactccgatgagagaccttttaaatgttctgactgtgagaagaggtttaaaagcaaatttaatctgctgacacaccaacgcactcacactggggagaggccgttctcctgctctgtgtatgggaagggattcgctgggtcatccaccctgctgaaacaccagcgagttcacactggacaggggccgttcacctgctccgtgtgtgggaagagattcactcggccaTCCAACCTgcagagacaccagcgagttcactccgatgagagacctttcaaatgttctgactgtgagaagaggtataaaagcaaatttaatctgctgacacaccaacgcactcacactggggaggggccgttcacctgctcagtgtgtgggaagggattcgcttggtcatcctccctgctgaaacaccagcgagttcacactgagagaccttcaaatgatctgactgtgggaagagatttaaaatcagaaacgaactgctga